A single Pan troglodytes isolate AG18354 chromosome X, NHGRI_mPanTro3-v2.0_pri, whole genome shotgun sequence DNA region contains:
- the SPIN4 gene encoding spindlin-4 — MSPPTVPPMGVDGVSAYLMKKRHTHRKQRRKPTFLTRRNIVGCRIQHGWKEGNEPVEQWKGTVLEQVSVKPTLYIIKYDGKDSVYGLELHRDKRVLALEILPERVPTPRIDSRLADSLIGKAVEHVFEGEHGTKDEWKGMVLARAPVMDTWFYITYEKDPVLYMYTLLDDYKDGDLRIIPDSNYYFPTAEQEPGEVVDSLVGKQVEHAKDDGSKRTGIFIHQVVAKPSVYFIKFDDDIHIYVYGLVKTP, encoded by the coding sequence ATGTCTCCTCCAACCGTGCCTCCGATGGGGGTAGATGGCGTGTCCGCATACCTGATGAAGAAAAGGCACACCCACAGGAAGCAACGGCGCAAGCCCACTTTCCTCACTCGTAGGAACATCGTGGGCTGCCGCATTCAACACGGCTGGAAGGAAGGCAACGAGCCAGTGGAGCAGTGGAAGGGTACTGTGCTCGAGCAGGTTTCCGTGAAGCCCACTCTTTACATCATTAAATATGATGGCAAAGATAGTGTGTATGGACTAGAACTGCACCGCGATAAGAGAGTTTTAGCGCTAGAGATCCTTCCCGAGAGAGTGCCAACTCCTCGTATCGATTCACGACTGGCAGATTCCCTGATTGGCAAGGCAGTGGAGCATGTGTTTGAAGGTGAACATGGTACCAAGGATGAATGGAAGGGTATGGTCCTGGCGCGAGCTCCTGTGATGGATACTTGGTTTTACATCACCTACGAGAAAGATCCTGTTCTCTATATGTACACGCTGCTTGATGACTACAAAGATGGTGACTTACGCATTATTCCAGATTCCAACTATTATTTCCCTACAGCAGAACAGGAGCCTGGAGAGGTGGTCGACAGTCTCGTGGGCAAGCAGGTGGAGCATGCCAAAGATGACGGGTCCAAGAGAACTGGCATTTTTATACATCAAGTGGTGGCGAAGCCATCTGTTTACTTCATTAAGTTTGATGATGATATTCACATTTATGTCTATGGTTTGGTGAAAACTCCTTAA